CAACCGCGTGATCCGCGCCGGCTACGCCCTGCTCAACCTCGTCACCTATTTCACCGTCGGGCCGAAGGAGGCCCGCGCCTGGACGATCGAGAACGGCACCAAGGGGCCCGCTGCGGCCGGCGTGATCCATACCGATTTCGAGAAGGGCTACATCCGCGCCGAGACCATCGCCTACCCGGATTACATCGCCAACAAGGGTGAGGCTGGAGCGCGCGAGGCCGGCAAGTTCCGCCTCGAAGGCAAGGAATACGTCGTCGCCGATGGCGACGTGCTGCATTTCCGTTTCGCCAACTGAGCCTCTGCCGCCGGAGCGGAAACCGCTCCGGCGCCATGTCCGGTGAACATTCGGAGCTTGCGCGTTTTCCACTCGATCATCGGCGGTCTCCCGCGCAGGATACGCGCCTGATCAACGAGATGGACTAGCGATGCTCTACTTCGAGGACTTCGTCCCGGGCTCGGTCAACGAGTACGGCTCGCTTCCTGTCTCACAGGACGACATCCTCGCTTTCGCAAGGCGTTTCGACGCGCAGGACTTCCACATCGATCCCGACAAGGCCAAGGCGAGCTTCGTCGGCTCGCTGATCGGCTCCGGCTGGCACAGCTGTGCGCTGCTGATGCGGCTCGCCGCTGAGACCTTCTTCCTCGATACGACCTCGATGGGCTCGCCGGGTGTCGAGGAGGTCAAGTGGCTGCGCCCAGTCAAGCCCGGCGACACGCTGCGCCTGCGCTGGACCATCGCCGAGACCAAGGAATCGCGCTCGCGACCGGAGATGGGGCTGGTGAAGTTCCGCTTCGAGCTCATCAACCAGCGCAGCGAGCCGGTGGTCGAGCAGACCAACTGGGTGATGTTCGGCCGCCGCGGTTCGGGTTTCGAGGCCGTACCCGGCGACTGGCTGGCGCATTCCGCCAGTTATCAGGCACCGGAGCTGATCACCGCGGTCGAGCCGCCCACGCAACCAACCGCCCCTCCCCGCTATTTCGACGAGCTCGTGATCGGCGACAGCTATGAGCTCGGCAGCCTCGTCTTCACGCCGCAGGAGATCGTCGCCTTCGCCCGCTCCTTCGACCCGCAGCCCTTCCATATGGATGAGGAGGCAGCGCGCAAGAGTTCGTTCGGCAGCCTCTGCGCCTCGGGCTGGCACACGGCGGCGGGCTGGATGGCAGCGATGGTCAGCCACCGCCGCCGACAGGAGGCCATGCTGGCGCCGACCGCGGCCCCTCGGCTTGGCCCCTCACCCGGCTTCAAGAACCTGCGCTGGCTGAAACCGGTCTATGCCGGCGACCGCATCACCTATCACTCGGCCGTCGCCGACAAGCGCCCGAGTTTCTCGCGGCCAGACTGGGGCCTGTTCTTCCACCACAACACCGGCATCAACCAGAAGGGCGAGACAGTGCTGAGCTTCGACGGCTGCGTCTTCATCGAACGCAAGCCGGCCTGAGGCCGGCGCGCGGCTGCCGCTGCGGTCGCGGCAAATCAGGCCTTCGCGGCGGGCATCTTGCGACGGAAGACGTCCTGGCAGCTCTCCGGCTCACGGCCCATCAGGGCGGCGAAGTCGTTGGAGATCCCGCTGTAGCGGCCCTGTGCGATCGACGCGCACAAGGTGGAGAATGCGGCAGGCCAGGGATCTTCGAGCTGCGCGGTTGCTGCGGTCCGGTATTCGTCGATGGAGCAGGGACGGTAGCTGATCTGCCTGCCGACCGTTTCGCCATAAGCGGCGGTCATCTCGCCGAAGCCCAGCGCTGGATTTCCGGTGAGCGCATGGATGCTGGCGGTCTTGTCGGGGTTGGCAGCGACCGCCGCCACAGCGGCCGCTACGTCATCTCGTGAGATTGGTGCGACCCGGCCGTCCTCTGCGGGCAGCGCCAGCTCCCCCGACGCCCGACTGGAAGAAAGCCAGTGCTCGAGAATGAACTCGCAATACAGGCTGCATCGGAGGATGGTCGTGGGCACGCCGCAAGCTGCAAGGCGACGCTCCGCGTCGCGATAGACAGGTGCGAAGTAGAACGGCGACCGATCGTCGACATCGACGATGCTGGTGAAAACGATATGCCTCGCGCCTGCCGCGGCAGCCGCCTCGATGGCGTTGGCGTGATGGCGCATCACCGCGTTCGCGTCGCCGTCGCTCGATATCAGGACAACCTCATCGATACCCGCGAAAGCGCCCCTCAGGGCGGAGGCATCATCGTAGTCGGCAACGCGCAGCGCGATTCCAGGCGGCAGCTGTTCCGCAGCGGTTCGAGGGTCCCGAACCATCGCGACCACATCGTGTCCGGCCGCCGCCAACCTGCGAACGACCGCACCGCCCACATGGCCGGTGGCTCCCGTGACCAGGATCATATGCGGCTCCAGGATCCCATGGATCGCGCTGCTTGGATTGCGCCGCTCTATCCGGCAATGCGCCGGGAAACCGCTGCCGCCGGCGGGCTCGCCAGCTCGATGCGGTCGCGGCCGTTGCGCTTGGCGGCATAGAGCGCCTCGTCGGCATTGGCATGGAGGCTGGTGCCGTCCAGCGGCCCCTTCCCGGCGCACAGGCCGATCGAGACGGTCACGCCGGTCAATTCGTCATGAAGCAGGCGCCAGGGCACGCGCCGCAAGGCGCGGCGGATGGTCGTCGCCACCTCCTTCGCAGCCTCGATCGACGCATCGCCGAGCAGGACGCCGAATTCCTCGCCGCCGATCCGGGCGACCAGCGCCGAAGCCTGGGTGACCTGAGCCGCGATGACTTCAGCGATGGCCTTGAGGCAGGCGTCCCCGACGAGATGGCCGAAGCGGTCGTTGATCGTCTTGAAGTGGTCGACGTCGATCATCATCAGCGCCAGCGGCTCCGGCCGGGCAGCGGCATCGGCGAGGCGGGTGACGAAGCGGCGGCGATTGGCGAGGCCGGTCAGGCCGTCGGTTTCCGCCAGCTCCGCCAGCGCCGCATTGGCCCGGCGCAGCGCCTCCTGCGCTTCCAGCAGCTCCATCTGCTGGCGCTTGGCGACGGTGATGTCGGCATGGGTGAAGAAGCTGACGCCACCTTTGCTATGCCGCGCGATCAGCCGGAGCCAGCGCTGCCCGGGCAATTCGATCTCAAAGGGCACGCCGTCATAGCGCAAGCCGTTGCTGATCGCCGCCCGCCAGGCGCCCATGGGCGAGGCGCCGCGCCAGCACCAGGCGATGATCTCGTCCAAGGTGCGGCCGACCACAGGCGTACCGCTGGGCAGGTCGTAGAGCCGCCGGAAGGCGTTGTTGGTAGCGATCACCCGCTGCTTCGCGTCGAGGATGGTGGCGCCATCGGGGATGAAGCGCAGCGCGTCCATGACCGGCAACACCAATTCGGGGGCCGCCTCGGAAGGGGTCTCGACATCGAGCGTCTGCCAGAGCCGCACGCGGCCGCCATCCGGAGCCCGCAGCGAGGAGGCGCGCAGCTTGCGGCCGTTATGGATGAATTCGAAGGGCTGCGTCTGGTTCTCGTGGCGGGTCACGCCTTCGGCGACATGCCGCGCGATCTCCGGCATCTCCTCAGGCGAGAGCCGGAGCCGATAGAAGCGCTCGAGATTGTCGGCATAGGGCTCGCCGACATAGATCTCGCCCACGTCCTCGGGGAAAATCTGCAGGAAGGTCTGGTTCCAGCACAGCGCCCGCATCTGCTCATCGTATTCGCAAACGCCGATACCGAGGGCGTCAAGCGAGTCGAGCAGATAGCGCGAGAGCTTCATCCGGCCCCCTATAGCGGAGAGCCGTTAACAACCGGTGAGATCAGTTCCTCAGAGTCACTCGGCCAAAAACGAGTGCAGGAATACCTGGGCTCTCTCGACCAGTCTTAGGATCAGCCGACCTTCCCGTATCCCGCGAATTTCGCCGAGACGCGCTCCATCTCGGCTTCGTCGAGGATCACCGGCTCAAGCCTCGACGCGAGCAAATCGAGATACTCACCGGCGAGATTCTCGACCTCGGCGACGATGGTGTGCGCACCCGCCAGGCTCGCGCCCAGCGCGATCACGCCGTGATTAGCGAGCAGCACCGCCTTGCGGCCGTCCAGCGCCCTGACCGCATTCTCCGCCAGCTCCGGCGAACCGAAGGTGGCGTACTCAGCGCAGCGCACATCAGAGCCGCCGCAGAGCGCGATCATGTAGTGGAAGGCGGGGATGCCGCGCCGGGCGCAGGACAGCGCCGTGGCACGCGGCGAATGGGTGTGGACGATCGCCTGCGCATCCGGTCGCGCCTTGTAGATCGCGACATGGAACGGCCATTCCGAGGACGGCTTGCGGCTACCGCTCAGGACCGTTCCGTCGAGGGCGAGATAAATCAGGTCCTCTGGCATTGTCCGCGCATAGGGCAGCCCCGATGGCGTGATCAGGAACCCGTCGCCGAAGCGGGCCGAGACATTGCCGGATTTCGACGGGCAGAAGCCGGCGCGGTCGATCGCCTGCGCGACCTCGACGATCTCCTGCCGCAACGCCGCTTCGGTCATGCCGCCTGTCCCTGAGCAAGATCTGGAAAGAGCCGGCGCAGCCCCTCGGCGCTGGCCGGTGCAATGCCACGTTCGGTGATCAAGCCGGTGACGAGCCGCGCCGGCGTCACGTCGAAAGCCGGATTACAGGCCGCGCTGCCCGGCGCCGCAACCTGGAAGAAGCCGGTGCGGCCATCCTCGCTCTGGCCGAACAGATGCGTGACCTCGCGCTGGCTGCGCTCCTCGATCGGGATCTCCTTCGGCCCGTCATTGAGCGTCCAGTCGATCGTCGGCGAGGGCAGCGCCACATAGAACGGCACGCCATTGTCCTTCGCCGCCAGCGCCTTGAGATAGGTGCCGATCTTGTTTGCGACATCGCCGGTGGCGGTCGTCCGGTCGGTGCCGACGATCACCATGTCGACCTGGCCATGCTGCATCAGGTGGCCGCCGGCATTGTCGACGATCACCGCATGCGGCACCCCATGGCTGCCGAGCTCATAGGCGGTCAGAGCCGCGCCCTGATTGCGCGGCCGGGTCTCGTCGACCCAGACATGGACGGGAATGCCGGCGTCATGCGCCAGATAGATCGGCGCCAGCGCCGTGCCCCAGTCGACGGTGGCGAGCCAGCCGGCATTGCAGTGGGTCAGGATATGGACCGGCGCGCCCGCCGGCTTCTTCGCCGCGATCTCACGGATCACGCCGAGCCCATGCTCGCCGATGGCGTGGCAGAGCGCGACGTCCTCGTCGCAGATCGCCCCCGCCTCGGCATAAGCCGCAGCGGCCCGCTCGGCTTGCGGCAGGTCGATCAGGCGCCGGCGCATCCGCGCCAGCGCCCAGTGCAGGTTGACCGCCGTCGGCCGGGTCGCGCCCAGCAGCGCAAGCGCCTTTTCCAACGCCGCATCGGAGGCATCGACCCGCAGTGCCAACGCGACGCCATAGGCCGCGGTCGCGCCGATGAGGGGCGCGCCGCGCACCGTCATGTGGCGGATCGCATGCGCGGCTTCTTCGGCAGTCGCCAGCCTCACCGTCTCGAAATGGAAGGGCAGCCGCGTCTGGTCGATGACGACAACTCCCCAACCATCCTCGTCGAGCCAGATGGTGCGGTAATGGCGCCCGTGGATCTTCATAGCCTCAATGCCCCGCGAAGGAGACCAGCGTGCGCACCGGCACGCCGAGCCGCCTGATCTTGTCGGCGCCGCCGAGATCCGGCAGGTCGATGATGAAGCAGGCGGCGACGACCTCGGCCCCGAGCGAGGAGAGCAGCTTCACTGCTGCCTCCGCCGTGCCGCCGGTCGCGACGAGGTCGTCGACCAGGAGGATGCGCTCGCCGCGCGAGACCGCATCCTTGTGCACCTCGATCTCGTCGGCGCCGTATTCAAGCGAATAGGGCATGCCGACCGTCTCATGCGGCAGCTTGCCCTTCTTGCGCACCGGCACGAAGCCGGCCGAGAGCTGATGCGCCACGGCGCCGCCGAGGATGAAGCCGCGGGCCTCGATGCCGGCGATCTTGGCGATCTTCAGGCCAGCGAAGGGCTGCACCAGCTCGTCGACCGCCCGGCGGAAGGCGCGGGCATCGCCGAGCAGTGTGGTGATGTCGCGGAACTGGATTCCCGGTGCCGGATAATCGGGGATCGTCCGGATCGCATTCTTCAGATCGTCGAGCGCGCTGCGGTCCATGACAAAGTCCATCGGCTGGGGCGGCTCCTCTTAACCCGAGGTGGCCGTTCCGGGAAAGCCGGCGCAGCGTCAGCCCTGCGCCTTCAGCACGCGCCCGGCCACCGCATCGAGCTTGGCCACGAGCCTGGGATCGCGATGCTCCGGCGCCGTGACGATGGCGAAGTCCAGCGCGTTGTGCGAGCCGGCCGGGCAGGCCTCGCGCTCGCGCGGGAAATCGGCGGCGAGCCGCGCCACCAGCCGACGTGCCTTGTCGGCATTCGCGTGCAGCACGGCGATCACGGAGGCGACGTCGACCGCGCCATGCTCCTCGTGCCAGCAATCATAGTCGGTCACCATCGCGACGGTGGCATAGGTGATCTCGGCCTCTCGGGCGAGCTTGGCTTCCGGCATCGCCGTCATGCCGATCAGGTCGTAGCCGAGGCCCTTATAGGTCAGCGATTCCGCCAATGTCGAGAATTGCGGGCCTTCCATGGTGACGAGCGTGCCGCCCCGCATGAAAGGCAGATCCTCCGCCGTCGCCGCAGCGACGATCCGCTCCTGCAAGGCCGGGCCGACCGGATGCGCCACCGAGACATGGGCGACGCAGCCCTTGCCGAAGAAGGAGCTGGCACGACCGGCCGTGCGATCGACGAACTGGTCGACCAGCACGAACAGCCCGGGATAGAGCTCCGCCTTGTAGGAGCCGCAGGCCGAGAGCGAGACGAGGTCGGTCACCCCTGCCCGCTTCAGCACGTCGATATTGGCGCGGTAGTTGATCTCCGAGGGAGGGATCGCATGGCCGCGGCCATGGCGCGGCAGGAAGACGATCTTCGTCTCTCCCATCCGCCCGATCCTGAGCACGTCGGACGGCTCGCCCCACGGGCTCTCGATCCGCTCCTCGCGCAGATCGGTCAGGCCCGGCAAGTCGTAGATGCCGGAGCCGCCGATGATGCCCAGAACCGCTTCAGCCATGTCGGGTCTCCGATGATTGCCGGATAAGGATCGAGATTCGTGACAGCCGTAACACGGCGCCGCTTCTCGCTGGATAGCTGGTCGTCATTCCCGGGTGTCGCAGAGCAGCGAGCTCGGAACAGCGGAAGAGGTCCCGCCCACAAACAAAAAGGGCCCCGTCACCGGGGCCCTTTCGAACTCAGATCTCGCTCAGTGCGCCGAGGCGTGGTCGGGCAGGCGCGACCAGATCTTCTTCTTGGTAAAGTAGAGCAGGCCGGCGAAGAGCGCGAGGAAGATCATCACCTGGAAGCCCATGCGCTTGCGCGCTTCGAGATGCGGCTCCGCCATCCAGACCATGAAGGCGGCGACGTCCTTGGAGTACTGCTCGACCGTCTCCGGCACCGGTGACTTGCCGTCCGCACCCTTCGGGTATTCGACCTGGCCGTCGCTCAGCGGCTTCGGCATCGCAATCAGGTGGCCGGGCATGTAGTTGTTATAGTTCTGCCCCGGCAGCAGCTTCACATCAGCCGGCGGCTCGGCATAGCCGGTCAGGAGCGCGACGATGTAGTCCGGCCCCTGCTCCTGATACTGGGTGAAGATGTCGAAGATGAAGGTGGGGAAGCCGCGCGTATAGGTGCGCGCCTTGGCGAGCATGTCGATCGGCGGCGGATAGGCGCCGCCATTGGCCGCGCGGGCCGCCTGCTCGTTCGCGAACGGCGCCGGGAAGGCGTCGGCCGCACGGCCGGGGCGCTCGAACATCTCGCCCGTATCGTTCGGGCCATCCTTGATGTTCGTATAGCTCGCGGCGAGTGCTGCGACCTGCGACGGCGTGAAGCCCGGGCCGCCCGGCTGCGCCAGGTTGCGGAACCGGATCAGGCTCATCGCGTGGCAGTTGGCGCAGACTTCCTTGGCGACCTTGAAGCCGCGCTGCAGCTGCGCCTGGTCGAACTTGCCGAACGGACCGGCGAACGACCAGCGCTGCGCCGCCGGCTTCGGGCCGCCTTCGGCGGCCAGGACCGGCGAGGCGGCAGCGATGGCAAGGCCAGTGACGAGACCGGCGAGCGACAGGCGGAGGGACATCTTGCTCATGGTCTCGTTCAGCCCTTGGCCTGCGGTGCCGAGGCGGTGGCGTGGCCGAGGCGTGCGCCCGAGCCGCCGAGCACCGAGTCGGCGATGGAGGTCGGCAGCGGGGCCGGCCGTTCGAAGATGCCGATCAGCGCCAGCGCCACGAAGAAGCCGAAATACAGCACCGTCAGGATGCGCGAGATCGTGACATAGGGCTCGTCGGCCGGCATGGCGCCGAGATAGCCGAGGCCGATGCAGACCAGCACGAACATCCAGAAGAACTGGCGCGCGATCGGCCGGTAGGTCATCGACTTGACCTTGGAGGTGTCGATCCAGGGCAGGAAGGCGAGGATCACGATCGCGCCGCCCATGGCGAGCACGCCACCGAGCTTGTCGGGAATGGCGCGCAGGATCGCGTAGAACGGCAGGAAGTACCATTCCGGCACGATGTGGGCAGGCGTCGAAGCCGGATTGGCCGGGATGTAGTTGTCGGCGTGGCCCATGAAGTTCGGCTGATAGAAGACGAACCAGGCGAAGACCAGCATGAAGCAGACCATGCCGAACAGGTCCTTGATGGTCGCATAGGGCGTGAAGGGAACGGTGTCCTTCTTGACGTCCTTGACCTCGACGCCGGTCGGGTTGTTCTGGCCGACATGGTGCAGCGCCCAGATGTGCAGGCCGACGACGCCGGCGATCATGAAGGGCAGCAGGAAGTGCAGCGAGAAGAAGCGGTTCAGCGTCGGGTTGTCGACCGAGTAGCCGCCCCACAGGAAGGTGACGATCGTCTCGCCGATCACCGGCAGCGCCGAGAACAGGTTGGTGATGACGGTCGCGCCCCAGAAGGACATCTGGCCCCAGGGCAGCACGTAGCCCATGAAGGCCGTGGCCATCATCAGCAGGAAGATGATGACGCCGAGGATCCAGAGCACCTCGCGCGGCGCCTTGTACGAACCGTAGTACAGGCCGCGGAAGATGTGGATGTAGACCGCCACGAAGAACATCGAGGCGCCGTTGGAGTGCAGGTAGCGCAGCAGCCAGCCGAAATTCACGTCGCGCATGATGTGCTCGACGGAGTTGAACGCCATGGTCGCGTTCGGCGTGTAGTGCATCGCCAGGATCACGCCGGTGATGATCTGCGCCACCAGCATGAAGGCGAGGATGCCGCCGAAGGTCCACAGCAGGTTGAGGTTGCGCGGCACCGGATAGGAAACCGCGGAATCGTGCATCAGCCGCACGATCGGCAGCCGCGCATCGAGCCAGCGCTCGATCCCGGTCTTCGGTTGGTAGGTGCTGTGACCGCTCATGCTCGCCTCAAGCTCTCTCAAATCCGCTCGATGCCGTCCTCGCCTTCAGGAGGCTCAGCCGATCTTGATCTTGGTGTCCGCGGTGAACGCGTAGGGCGGCACCGGCAGGTTCAGCGGCGCGGGACCCTTGCGGATGCGGCCGGAGGAATCGTAGTGCGAGCCGTGGCAGGGGCAGAACCAGCCGTCGAACTCGCCCTTGGGCTCGCCGGAGGCGGTGCCCAGCGGCACGCAGCCGAGATGGGTGCAATTGCCGTAGACGATGAGATAGCGCTCGTGGCCCGCCTTGGTGCGCTGCTCGTCGGTCTGCGGATCGCGCAGCGTCGCGACATCGACGGCCTTGGCCTCGTCGATCTCCTTCTTGGTGCGGTTGCGCACGAAGATCAGCTTGCCGCGCCAGAACAGCTTGATCGCCTGGCCTTCCGCGATCGGGGCGAGGTCGAGATCGATCGGCGCGCCGGCAGCGACGACCTGCGCGTCGGGAGCCAGCTGCCCGAGCAGGGGCACGACCACGGCGGCGGTGCCGACGGCAGCGAAAGCGCCGGTCGTCAGCATCAGGAAATCGCGGCGGGTGGGTTCGGTGCCAGTCGTATCGGTCGCGTGCGCCACGATCCAGTTCCCTGCTCGGCGGCCGGCCTGGCCGGCTGAAACAAATCAAGCGCCCCACAGGGACGCGGGCACACAGCCGCCTTGCGGCGGCGCGTCGCCTGCCGCGCTCTTTGGCATGCAGTTTTGACGAAGTCTACTGTCGCGCGTGCCGCAGCCCACTGCATCGCAGCAATGCCGCCGTGCAGTTTACTCAGGCCGGAATCCGCTCGCTGTCGGCCAATGCGAGGAAGCCGCCGGACTGCCGGGCCCATAGGCGGGCATAGAGCCCGCCGCGCCGCACCAGCTCGTCATGGCTGCCCATGTCGACGATCCGGCCCTTGTCGAGCACGATCAGCCGATCGAGCGCAGCAATGGTCGAAAGCCGGTGCGCGATCGCGATCACAGTCTTTCCTTCCATCAATGTGGAAAGCTGCGCCTGGATTTCGGCCTCGACCTCGGAGTCGAGCGCCGACGTTGCTTCGTCCAATATCAGAATCGGTGCGTCCTTGAGCAGCACGCGGGCGATCGCGATGCGCTGGCGCTGGCCACCGGAGAGCTTCACGCCGCGCTCGCCGACACGCGAATCGAAACCCTGGCGCCCGTCCTGGTCGGAAAGGCCGAGAACGAAGTCGTGCGCCGCCGCCCGCTTGGCCGCCGCCGCGATCTCGTCCTGCGTCGCGCCGGTCCGGCCATAGGCAATGTTGTCGCCGATCGAGCGGTGCAGCAGCGAATTGTCCTGCGTCACCATGCCGATCTGGCTGCGCAGCGATTCCTGCGTGACATGGGCGATGTCCTGCCCGTCGACCAGGATGCGGCCCGAATCGAGCGGGTAGAGCCGCAGCAGCAGGTTGACCAGCGTCGACTTGCCGGCCCCGGAGGGACCAACCAGCCCGATTTTCTCGCCCGGCCTGATCTCGAGGTCGAGATTCTCGAACAGCCCCTGCGGCTTGCCGTAATTGAAGCGGATATGCTCGAAGCGCACCCCGCCCTGCGCCACCTGGAGCGGCACCGCGTCCGGTGCATCCGGCAGGTCGTGCGGCTTGGCGATCGTCTCCATGCTCTCCTGCACCGAGCCGATATTCTCGAAGATGCCGCGCACCAGATGGATCAGCCAGCCTGACATCTGGACCAGGCGCAGCACCAGGCCGATCGAGGCTGCGACCGCGCCCGGCGTCATCTCGCCCTGGCTCCACAGATGCAGGCAGAGCCAGGCCGTCGCCACGACCAGCAGGCTGTTCATCGTCTGCAGGATGACGCTGACGCCGGTGATCAGCCGCGACAGGTTGAGGAAGGAGGCGTTCCAGCGCGTCAACGAGTCGCGCACGGCCGAGCGCTCGGCATCGGCACGGGCGAAGAGCTTCACCGTCAGGATGTTCGTATAGGAATCGACGATGCGCCCGGTCGTGCTCGAGCGACCGAGCGAGTTTGCCTCCGAGCGCTTCTTGGCCCGCGGCACGAAATAGATCAGCAGCGCGACATAGGCCGCCAGCCAGACGATCACCGGCATGGCGAGCCAGAGGCTGGTCGAGCCGAAGAAGCCGATCGCGACCGAGGCGAAGATCAGCGCGTACCAGAGATCGTCGATGACCTCGATCGTCGCGCCGCGAATCGCCTGCCCGGCCTGGATCACCCGCGACGAGAGCCGGCCGGCGAAATCGTTCTGGAAATAGGAGAGCGCGTGGCCGAGCGTGTAGACATGGTTGCGCCAGCGGATCTGGTTGGTGATCTGCGGCACCACCACCTGGTCGACGATGGCGTGGTTGGCGAAATAGACCAGCGGCCGCGCCACGGTCACCACGAGCGCCGCGCCGATCAGCAGCCAGCCATGCTCGCTGAAGACCTGTTCCGGCGAGTTCTTGGTCAAAAGGTCGACGAACCAGCCGACCATCAGGTACATCGCCGCCTCGATGCCGGAGAAGCCGAGGCCCGTGAGCATGATCAGGGCCATCCAGCCCTTCACGCCCTTGATGTGGTGCCACATGAAGCGGAACACGCCGGTCGGCGGCGTCTGCCGCTCGTCGAAGGGCGCGAAGACGTCGATGCGGCTTTCAAGGAAACGGAAGAGCGGGGCGAACATGGAGTTGGGAACGCCCTCCTCGGGCAGCTGGCGATGACGACGCTTCGTTATATGGGTCCACTGCCAAATGAAGGCCAGAGCATGACCGAGCTGGCGCTTGACGTGTGCCTTGCGTCGGCAGCATGACGCCCGCCATGCTGCGCCTCGCCCTCTACCAGCCCGACATCCCGCAGAACGCCGGCACCATGATCCGCCTGGCCGCCTGCCTCGGTATCGCCGTCGACATCGTCGAGCCGGCTGCCTTCGACGTCTCCGATCGCAATTTCCGCCGTTCCGGCATGGACTATATCGAGCGGGCGGCGGTGACGCGCCATGATTCCTTCCGCACCTTCGAGGCCTGGCGGCGCGAGGCCGGCCATCGCCTCGTCCTGGCCGAGACCGACGGCGCCTGCGCCCATACCGACTTCACCTTCCAGCCCGGCGACATCGTCATGGTCGGCCGTGAATCCGCTGGCGTTCCGCCAGAGGTCTATGCTGCGGCAGAGGAAACCGTGCACATCCCGATGCGCCACGATTTGCGCTCGCTCAATGTCGCCATGGCCGCGGCGATGGTAGTGGGCGAGGCGCTGCGTCAGCTGCGTGCCTATCCCGCGCCGGCCGACGCCTGACGAAGAGACCACATATGACCGCACAAGCCACGCAACCCGCAGCCGTCGATCCCGCTGTCGTCGAAGCCCTGAAGCCGCGCGCCAGCGCCTGGTTCGAGAGCCTGCGCGATCGCATCTGCGCCGCCTTCGAGCAGATCGAGGATGAGGCCGCCGGGCCCTTCCCCCCTGAGACCGACAAGCCCGGCCGCTTCGTCCGCACGCCCTGGCAGCGCAGCAATCATGACGGCGCGCCGGGCGGCGGCGGCGTGATGGCACTGATGTCCGGCCGCGTCTTCGAGAAGGTCGGTGTCCACGTCTCGACCGTGCATGGCAGCTTCGCCCCGGAATTCGCCGCCCAGATTCCGGGCGCGGCGGAAGACCCACGCTTCCACGCCACCGGCATTTCGCTGATCGC
This genomic interval from Bosea sp. 29B contains the following:
- the petA gene encoding ubiquinol-cytochrome c reductase iron-sulfur subunit, with the protein product MAHATDTTGTEPTRRDFLMLTTGAFAAVGTAAVVVPLLGQLAPDAQVVAAGAPIDLDLAPIAEGQAIKLFWRGKLIFVRNRTKKEIDEAKAVDVATLRDPQTDEQRTKAGHERYLIVYGNCTHLGCVPLGTASGEPKGEFDGWFCPCHGSHYDSSGRIRKGPAPLNLPVPPYAFTADTKIKIG
- a CDS encoding ABC transporter ATP-binding protein translates to MFAPLFRFLESRIDVFAPFDERQTPPTGVFRFMWHHIKGVKGWMALIMLTGLGFSGIEAAMYLMVGWFVDLLTKNSPEQVFSEHGWLLIGAALVVTVARPLVYFANHAIVDQVVVPQITNQIRWRNHVYTLGHALSYFQNDFAGRLSSRVIQAGQAIRGATIEVIDDLWYALIFASVAIGFFGSTSLWLAMPVIVWLAAYVALLIYFVPRAKKRSEANSLGRSSTTGRIVDSYTNILTVKLFARADAERSAVRDSLTRWNASFLNLSRLITGVSVILQTMNSLLVVATAWLCLHLWSQGEMTPGAVAASIGLVLRLVQMSGWLIHLVRGIFENIGSVQESMETIAKPHDLPDAPDAVPLQVAQGGVRFEHIRFNYGKPQGLFENLDLEIRPGEKIGLVGPSGAGKSTLVNLLLRLYPLDSGRILVDGQDIAHVTQESLRSQIGMVTQDNSLLHRSIGDNIAYGRTGATQDEIAAAAKRAAAHDFVLGLSDQDGRQGFDSRVGERGVKLSGGQRQRIAIARVLLKDAPILILDEATSALDSEVEAEIQAQLSTLMEGKTVIAIAHRLSTIAALDRLIVLDKGRIVDMGSHDELVRRGGLYARLWARQSGGFLALADSERIPA
- a CDS encoding tRNA (cytidine(34)-2'-O)-methyltransferase; its protein translation is MLRLALYQPDIPQNAGTMIRLAACLGIAVDIVEPAAFDVSDRNFRRSGMDYIERAAVTRHDSFRTFEAWRREAGHRLVLAETDGACAHTDFTFQPGDIVMVGRESAGVPPEVYAAAEETVHIPMRHDLRSLNVAMAAAMVVGEALRQLRAYPAPADA
- a CDS encoding cytochrome b/b6, with protein sequence MSGHSTYQPKTGIERWLDARLPIVRLMHDSAVSYPVPRNLNLLWTFGGILAFMLVAQIITGVILAMHYTPNATMAFNSVEHIMRDVNFGWLLRYLHSNGASMFFVAVYIHIFRGLYYGSYKAPREVLWILGVIIFLLMMATAFMGYVLPWGQMSFWGATVITNLFSALPVIGETIVTFLWGGYSVDNPTLNRFFSLHFLLPFMIAGVVGLHIWALHHVGQNNPTGVEVKDVKKDTVPFTPYATIKDLFGMVCFMLVFAWFVFYQPNFMGHADNYIPANPASTPAHIVPEWYFLPFYAILRAIPDKLGGVLAMGGAIVILAFLPWIDTSKVKSMTYRPIARQFFWMFVLVCIGLGYLGAMPADEPYVTISRILTVLYFGFFVALALIGIFERPAPLPTSIADSVLGGSGARLGHATASAPQAKG